The Nocardioides sp. cx-173 genome segment GGGCTCAAGGTGGGCGTGGTCGACGCCGACATCTACGGGCACTCGGTCCCGGCCATGCTGGGCGTGGCCGACCACCGGCCGACCCAGGTCGACGACCTGATCATGCCCGTGCCGACCCCGAGCGGGGTCTCGGTGATCTCGATCGGCATGCTCAAGCCCCGCCGCGACCAGGTGGTCGCCTGGCGTGGTCCGATGCTCGACCGGGCGCTCGTGCAGATGCTGGCCGACGTCTTCTGGGGCGACCTGGACGTGCTGCTGCTGGACCTGCCGCCCGGCACCGGCGACGTGGCGATCTCGCTCGGGCAGCACCTGCCCGGCGCCGAGGTGGTCGTGGTCACCACCCCGCAGGAGGCGGCCGCCGAGGTCGCCGAGCGCGCCGGCACGATGGCCTCGATGATGCACCAGCGCGTCGTCGGCGTCGTCGAGAACATGAGCTACCTGCCCTGTCCGCACTGCCAGGCCGAGGGCAAGGATCACCGCCTCGAGATCTTCGGCTCCGGCGGCGGTGACCGGGTGGCGGCCACGCTGTCCGCGCGCTTCGGCTACGACGTGCCGGTGCTCGGCCGGATCCCGCTCGACGTGTCGCTGCGTGAGGGCGGCGACGCAGGCAAGCCCATCGTGGACTCCGACCCCACGGCGCCGGGCGCCGTGGAGCTGACCGCCATCGCCGAGCGGCTCTCGGGTCGCGGGCGCGGACTGGCCGGCATGCAGCTGGGACTGACCCCCACCAGCAAGTTCTGACCCGTGTTCGACGTCGGGCTTGCCGAGCTGGCGGTCATCGCGCTCGTCGCGATCTTCGTCTTCGGCCCCGACCGGCTGCCCGACCTCGCCAAGCAGGCCGGGCAGATGCTGCGCAAGGCGCGCGACTTCGCCAACTCCGCACGAGACGAGCTGCGCGATGAGCTCGGCCCCCAGTACGCCGACCTCGAGCTGCGCGACCTCGACCCACGCACGATCGTGCGCAAGCACATCATCGAGGCCATGGAGGACGCCGACTCCGAGCAGTCCGCGGCCCAGACCCGCGGGAAGCGGCCCCTCGACGAGGGTGAGCTGCCGCCGTACGACTCCGACGCGACGTAGCCGGCCCCCTAGGGGCTCTGCACGGCCGCCAGGGTCGCGAACGAGACCAGCACCATGCGGCCGGACGGCTCGACGACCTCGGTGAAGTCGTGTCCGACGCGGGCCACCGCGCCCTCGTGCCGGCGGCCGTCCACGGCGTGCAGGACGCACCGCTCCCCCGACTCAGCCAGACGCCGCAGCGGTGAGGCGAGGCTCAGCCGGGACAACGGCGACCAGGCGACCTCCGGGACCGCGCGCTCCGAGACCCCCGACACCGCCGTCACCGCCGGCAGGGGAACCAGCCAGTCCTGCGTGGCCCCGCGGACCAGGCACCACCCGGCGGCCACCCGCCGCAGTGCGCCGGCCACCGTCCCGACGCCGCGCACCTCGAGCGCGACCTCCCGGTCGACCGACGCCATGAGCCGCGCGGCGAGCGTGACCTGCTGGTACTCCGCGCGGCTGCGGTCGGCGAGCTCCGGGGCCCGCTCGGCGTCGTAGAGCGCTGCGGCCCGCTGCTCGAGGTCGTCGAGCACCTCGAAGAGGTCGTCCTCCCAGGCCACGGCCCGAGCGTACCTGTGGAGACCCGGTTGACGGTGTCGACAAGCAGGCGTTGACTGGACCAAACGCAAGCAAACGCAAGGATTCGGCCATGAATGGTCTCGGGACCGCTCGTCGCCTCCGCGCTACGGCGCTCTGGGCGGCGACCACGCTGGGCGTGACCCTGCTGTTGCGCTGGTGCGAGCCGGACCTGGCGGATGCGCCGGCGGCGCGGGACTTCGCCGACCTGCTGGTGAGCGGCTGCGCCGCGGCGCTCGCCCTCTGCGGCTGCTGGTGGTGGCTGGTCACGACCGCCGTCGTGCTGCAGGTCTGGCGCGGGAGCGTGCGGGAGCGCACGCCTGGGGTGCCCGTCGCAGTCCGCCGGGTCCTGCTCGCCGCCTGTGGGGTGGCGCTGGCCGGCGCCGGCACCCTCCCCGCGGTCGCGACGCCCGGCGCCGTCCTCCACGGCGCCGACCGGCCGACCAGGTCGGCGCTCACGGGGCTGCCGCTGCCGGACCGGCCTCTCGGCGGGCTGCGCCCGACCCCCGTCCCGCCTGCGGCGCCGGCGGCCACCGTCGTGGCCCCGGGCGACTCCCTGTGGTCGATCGCGGCGCACCGCCTCGGTCCCGCCGCCACCGACGCCGACACGGCGGCGTACTGCCGCCGGCTGCACGCGCTCAACCGCTCCACCATCGGCCCCGACCCGGACCTGATCCGGCCCGGCCAGCGCCTCGTCCTGCCCGACCACCCCACCTCGTGAGGAGATCGCCATGCCCGCTCGCACCCACCGCGTCGTCCCGATCCGGCTCCCGGTGCCCTTCGCCGCCACGCAGGGCACCCTGGCCCTGGACCTGCTGCCCCGCCGAGAGCCTCCGGTGGCGCCGGTGGTCCCGATCACCGCCGGTCGTCGCCGCACGGCCGAGGAGTGGGCCCGCCGGTTCGCCCAGGCCACCGTGGAGATCGTGGGCGGGGACCGCCCCGCGGCCCAGCTGGTGCGGTGGACCTCCCGCGAGGTCTACGCCGACCTGGACCGGCGCGCGGTCCTCGTCGCCCGCGCCGGCGGCCACACGCCCGGCCAGGGCCGGGTCCAACCGGTCCGCCCCCGCGTGCTCAGCGTGCACACCTGCTTCCTGCACGACGCGGCCTTCGAGGCCGGCATCCACGTCCGCTACGGCGAGCGCTCCCGCGCGCTCGCCGCCCGCTTCGAGGCCCGCGGCCAGCGCTGGCTCTGCACCGCCCTCGACTGGAGCTGAGCGGCCGAGAACACGCTGACCCGTCAGAAACTTTCTGACGGGTCAGCGGTGTTTCGGTGCAGTTGGTGACGGGTCGGCGGTGGGTCAGCCGGAGGCGCGGGCGGTGAGGCCGGTGGGCCCGCCCGGCGCGCCGTGGCACTGCTTGAACTTCTTGCCCGAGCCGCACGGGCACTTCGCGTTGCGGCCGACACCGGCGTACTCGTCGTCGGCGGTGGTCACCGTCGCGCCCTTCACCTCGGTCCCGCCGTCCTCGCTCGGAGCGGAGTAGGACAGGTTGGCCGGGGCCGACGGGCGGTCGAGGCCCTTGGCCCGGATCGCGGGGGCGTGCTGCTGGACGGTGCCCTCCGGCTGCAGGAGCGGCTCGAAGACCTCGTCCTCCTCGTGGACGTGGTCGTGGTCGTGACCCTCGTGGTCGTCCTCCTCGACCTGGACCTCCAGGTTGAAGAGGAAGCCGACTGCCTCCTCCTTGATCCCGTCCATCATCGCGGCGAACATGTCGAAGCCCTCGCGCTGGTACTCCACGAGCGGGTCGCGCTGGGAGTAGGCCCGCAGGTAGATGCCCTCGCGCAGGTAGTCCATCTCGTAGAGGTGCTCGCGCCACTTGCGGTCGAGGACCGAGAGGAGCACGCGCCGCTCGAGCTCGCGCATGACCTCCTCGCCCATCTCCTCCTCGCGGGCGTCGTAGGCGGCGTGCGCGTCGGCCTTGAGCAGCTCGATCAGCTCGCCACGGTCGAGGTTGGCGCGGCCACCGGCCTCCTCCTCGAGCTGGGCGAAGTCGAGGCCGACGGGCCAGATCTGGCTGAGGTCGGTGTGCAGCTGCTCGAGGTCCCACTCCTCGCCGAACTCGGCGAGCGAGCCGGTGACGTAGCCGGTCACGACGTCGTCGATGAAGGTGCGGATCTGCTCCTCCAGGTCGGCGCCCTCGAGGACCTCACGGCGCTCGCCGTAGATGACCTGGCGCTGACGGTCCATCACGTCGTCGTACTTGAGGACGTTCTTGCGCGACTCGAAGTTCTGCGACTCCACCTGGCCCTGGGCGTTGGCGATGGCGCCGGTGACGCGCTTGTTCTCGATCGGGACGTCGTCGGGGATCTTCAGCATCTGCAGGACGCGGTCGACCCACTCGGACTTGAACAGCCGCATCAGCTCGTCCTCGAGGGACAGGTAGAAGCGGGACTCCCCCGGGTCGCCCTGCCGGCCGGAGCGACCACGCAGCTGGTTGTCGATGCGGCGCGACTCGTGGCGCTCGGTGCCGACCACGTAGAGCCCACCGAGGTCGCGGACGGCGTCGTGCTCGAGGGCGACCTGCTCCTTGATCCGCTCCAGGGTCGCGGGCCAGGCGGCCTCGTACTCGGCCGCGGTGTCGCCGGCAGGCTCGAGGCCCTGGTCGCGCAGCGCCTGGTCGGCGAGGAACTCCACCGAGCCACCGAGCATGATGTCGGTGCCTCGACCGGCCATGTTGGTGGCGACGGTGACGGCGCCCTTGTGGCCGGCCATGGCGACGATCTTGGCCTCGTCGGCGTGGACCTTGGCGTTGAGGACCGTGTGCGGGATGCCGCGCTTCGTCAGCAGGTTGGAGAGGTACTCCGACTTCTCGACCGACACGGTGCCCACCAGGATCGGCTGGCCCTTCTCGTGGCGCTCCGCGATGTCGTCGGCGACCGCGTCGTACTTGGCCTCCTCGGTGCGGTAGACGAGGTCGGGCTGGTCGATGCGTCGCATCGGCTTGTTCGTCGGGATCTGGACGACGCCGAGCTTGTAGATCTTGTCGAACTCCGAGGCCTCGGTCATGGCCGTGCCGGTCATGCCGGAGAGCTTGTCGTAGAGGCGGAAGTAGTTCTGCAGGGTGACGGTCGCGAGCGTCTGGTACTCCTCGCGGACGGTCACGCCCTCCTTGGCCTCGATGGCCTGGTGCAGACCGTCGTTGTAGCGGCGCCCCGACAGCATGCGGCCGGTGTGCTCGTCGACGATGAGCACCTCGCCCTGCATGACGACGTACTCCTTGTCGTTGCGGAAGAGCTCCTTGGCCTTGATGGAGTTGTTGAGGAAGGAGATCAGCGGGGTGTTGGCCGACTCGTAGAGGTTCTCGATGCCGAGGTGGTCCTCGACCTTGGTGATGCCCGGCTCGAGCACGGAGATGGTGCGCTTCTTCTCGTCGACCTCGTAGTCGACGTCGCGCACGAGGGTCTTGGCGATCTTGGCGAACTCGCCGTACCACTTCACCTCGTCCTGGGTCGGGCCGCTGATGATCAGCGGGGTCCGCGCCTCGTCGATCAGGATGGAGTCGACCTCGTCGACGATGGCGAAGCTGTGGCCGCGCTGCACGCACTCCTCGATGGAGCCGGCCATGTTGTCGCGCAGGTAGTCGAAGCCGAGCTCGTTGTTGGTGCCGTAGGTGATGTCGCAGTTGTAGGCCTCGCGGCGCTCCGCGGGGCGCATCTCCGGCAGGATCACCCCCGTGGTGAGCCCGAGGAAGTGATGGATCCGGCCCATCCACTCGGCGTGGTACTTGGCGAGGTAGTCGTTGACGGTGACGACGTGGACGCCCTTGCCCGAGATCGCGTTGAGGTACGCCGGCAGCGTCGCGACGAGGGTCTTGCCCTCACCGGTCTTCATCTCGGCGATGTTGCCGAGGTGGAGCGCCGCGCCACCCATGATCTGAACGTCGTAGTGCCGCTGGCCGATGACCCGGTTGGCCGCCTCGCGCACGGTGGCGAAGGCCTCGGGCATCAGGTCGTCGAGGGACTCGCCCTTCTCGTAGCGCGCCTTGAGCTCGTCGGTCATCGCCCGGAGCTCCTCGTCGCTCATGGCGACGAAGTCGTCCTCGATGGCGTTGACGGCCTTCGCGATGTTCTCGAGCTGCCGGAGGATCTTGCCTTCGCCGATGCGGAGAAGCTTGTCGATGATGACGGGCACGACGGGATGACTCCTTGGGTTGACAGCTTCGGGCCGTGGGAGCGGCGTTCACACTCTACCCAGCGGTCAGTAGACCGCTACACCGCAACGCGCGCGGCCAGGTCGCCCCGGGGCTCGACCGCCACGGAGTCCAGCCCCAGCCACCCGGCCAGCGCCGTCAGCTCCGCGCCGAGCTCCTCGCCGGTGTGAGCCGGCGCGCCCGGCTCGGCGTAGGCACCCTTGACCACCAGCGTGCGGGTACGGCGGTCGGCCTTGAGGTCGACGCGCGCCACGATGTGCTCGCCGAGCAGGAAGGGCAGGACGTAGTAGCCGTGCACGCGCTTGTGGGCCGGCGTGTAGATCTCGATGCGGTAGTGGAACCCGAAGAGCCGCTCGGCGCGCTCCCGCTCCCAGACCACCGGGTCGAACGGGCTGAGCAGCGCCCGGGCCGGCACCCGGCGGGGCAGCCGGGCGTCGCGGTGCAGGTAGCCCGGGCGCTTCCAGCCCTCGATCGCCACCGGCAGCAGCTCCCCGGACTCGACCAGGGCAGCGACCGCGGGCCGGACCTCGTCGATGTGCATCCGGTAGTAGTCCTGCAGGCATCGCGTCGTCGCGATGCCGTGGGAGCGGGCGGCGCGGCGGACCAGCTCGAGGTGGGACTCCTCCGGGCTCGGCGTCGGCCGCGCCAGGACCTCGGCCGGGATCACCCTCTCGGGCAGGTCGTAGAGCACCTCGAACTGGGCGTTGCGGCCCGCGATGGCCAGCTCGCCGACGGTGTAGAGGTAGTCCAGGACCCGCCGGGTGGTCGACCAGTTCCAGCCCCAGTGCTCCTTGCTGCGGGGCAGCCCCTCGTCGAGGTCGCGCGCGGTGGCCGCCCCTCGCGCCCGGATCTCGGCCAGCAGTGACGCCTCCAGCGCAGGGTCCTCGTCGAGGACCGCCCACTTGCCGCGCCGGGCGCGGTACTTCTCCATCCGGAAGCGCATGTGTGGCCACAGCTCAACCGGCATGAGCGCCTGGACGTGCGCCCAGTACTCGACCACGCGGCGCGGCCGTTGCTCCGCGGCCCGGCGCAGCAGCCCGGTGTCGTAGGGGCCCATGCGCGAGTACAGCGGCATGTAGTGGGCGCGCTGGAGCACGTTGACCGAGTCGACCTGGAGCACCCCCGTGCGGTCCAGGGTGCGCTGGAAGGTGCGCATCGTGGGCGGGGTGTGCGGCGGGTCGAGGAAGCCCTGGGCGGCCAGCGCGATGCGGCGCGCCTGGGAGGTCGAGATCGACTGCGTCGTCACGGCATCGCACTCTGCCACGAGACGCCGACGGTGGTCAGCCGTCGGCGTTCGTCTCACCGGGTCTCGACGCGCTCGCGCGACCTCGCAGGCTCGGTCGCGTCGCTTGCTCGACCTTCGCTGCTCTCGTAGGCCGAGCGAGCTCGGACTACGGCAGCTCCAGCAGCTTCTCGCGGACGGCGTACATCACCGCTTCCATCCGGGAGTGGAGCTGGAGCTTCTCGAGGATGTTGCGGACGTGGTTCTTGACGGTGTTCTCGCTGATGAAGAGGTTGCGTGCGATGTCGCGGTTGTTGAGGCCCTTCGCGACGTGGCCGAGCACCTGGAGCTCCCGCTCGGTGAGCCGCAGGCCGGGGACCGGGTCGCGCTCGGGGCGCGACATCTGCTTGAACTCGTCGATCAGCTTGACGGCCATGGAGGGGCTGATGAGCGACTGGCCGTCGGCGACCACGCGGATGGCCTGGGCGACCTCGTCGATGGAGGAGTCCTTGAGCAGGTAGCCGGAGGCGCCGCTCTTGACCGCCTCGTAGAGATCGGCCTCCTCGTCGGACACCGTCAGCATGATGATCTTGGCCGACGGGACGGCCTCCTTGATGGCCACGCAGGCCTCGATGCCGGAGCGCTTGGGCATCCGGATGTCCAGCAGCACGACGTCCGGGGCGGCGCTCTCGGCCAGCGCCGTGCCCTCCACGCCGTCTCCGGCCTCGCCCACGACCTCGACGCCGGGCTCGACCCCGAGCAGCATCGTCACCCCACGACGGAAGAGCTCCTGGTCGTCGACCACGAGCACCCGGATCGGTTCGTCCCTGTCGGCCACCCGGGCATCATGACACGCTCGGGTGGCCTCGTGGCCTGTCCTGGTAGTCCGGACAGGCCACCCGGCGTGGCCCGGTCAGGGTGTCTCGGCCTCGTCGGGCTGGGTGAGGTCCAGCGAGATCACGCCGTAGTCGTAGCCCCGGCGGCGATAGACGACCGCGGGTCGCTCGCTCTCCTTGTCCACGTACAGGTAGAAGTCGTGACCGAC includes the following:
- a CDS encoding Mrp/NBP35 family ATP-binding protein, translating into MTSPTLEQVTAALATVHDPEIKRPITEIGMVDTVVVDDDGLVHVKVLLTVAGCPLKDTITRDVTAAVTAVPGATGVDLELGVMSAEQRAGLKEVLSGGRAEREIPFAQPGSLTKVYAIASGKGGVGKSSVTVNLALSLAKQGLKVGVVDADIYGHSVPAMLGVADHRPTQVDDLIMPVPTPSGVSVISIGMLKPRRDQVVAWRGPMLDRALVQMLADVFWGDLDVLLLDLPPGTGDVAISLGQHLPGAEVVVVTTPQEAAAEVAERAGTMASMMHQRVVGVVENMSYLPCPHCQAEGKDHRLEIFGSGGGDRVAATLSARFGYDVPVLGRIPLDVSLREGGDAGKPIVDSDPTAPGAVELTAIAERLSGRGRGLAGMQLGLTPTSKF
- a CDS encoding sec-independent translocase, translating into MFDVGLAELAVIALVAIFVFGPDRLPDLAKQAGQMLRKARDFANSARDELRDELGPQYADLELRDLDPRTIVRKHIIEAMEDADSEQSAAQTRGKRPLDEGELPPYDSDAT
- a CDS encoding LysM peptidoglycan-binding domain-containing protein; this encodes MNGLGTARRLRATALWAATTLGVTLLLRWCEPDLADAPAARDFADLLVSGCAAALALCGCWWWLVTTAVVLQVWRGSVRERTPGVPVAVRRVLLAACGVALAGAGTLPAVATPGAVLHGADRPTRSALTGLPLPDRPLGGLRPTPVPPAAPAATVVAPGDSLWSIAAHRLGPAATDADTAAYCRRLHALNRSTIGPDPDLIRPGQRLVLPDHPTS
- a CDS encoding Rv3235 family protein, whose protein sequence is MPARTHRVVPIRLPVPFAATQGTLALDLLPRREPPVAPVVPITAGRRRTAEEWARRFAQATVEIVGGDRPAAQLVRWTSREVYADLDRRAVLVARAGGHTPGQGRVQPVRPRVLSVHTCFLHDAAFEAGIHVRYGERSRALAARFEARGQRWLCTALDWS
- the secA gene encoding preprotein translocase subunit SecA; protein product: MPVIIDKLLRIGEGKILRQLENIAKAVNAIEDDFVAMSDEELRAMTDELKARYEKGESLDDLMPEAFATVREAANRVIGQRHYDVQIMGGAALHLGNIAEMKTGEGKTLVATLPAYLNAISGKGVHVVTVNDYLAKYHAEWMGRIHHFLGLTTGVILPEMRPAERREAYNCDITYGTNNELGFDYLRDNMAGSIEECVQRGHSFAIVDEVDSILIDEARTPLIISGPTQDEVKWYGEFAKIAKTLVRDVDYEVDEKKRTISVLEPGITKVEDHLGIENLYESANTPLISFLNNSIKAKELFRNDKEYVVMQGEVLIVDEHTGRMLSGRRYNDGLHQAIEAKEGVTVREEYQTLATVTLQNYFRLYDKLSGMTGTAMTEASEFDKIYKLGVVQIPTNKPMRRIDQPDLVYRTEEAKYDAVADDIAERHEKGQPILVGTVSVEKSEYLSNLLTKRGIPHTVLNAKVHADEAKIVAMAGHKGAVTVATNMAGRGTDIMLGGSVEFLADQALRDQGLEPAGDTAAEYEAAWPATLERIKEQVALEHDAVRDLGGLYVVGTERHESRRIDNQLRGRSGRQGDPGESRFYLSLEDELMRLFKSEWVDRVLQMLKIPDDVPIENKRVTGAIANAQGQVESQNFESRKNVLKYDDVMDRQRQVIYGERREVLEGADLEEQIRTFIDDVVTGYVTGSLAEFGEEWDLEQLHTDLSQIWPVGLDFAQLEEEAGGRANLDRGELIELLKADAHAAYDAREEEMGEEVMRELERRVLLSVLDRKWREHLYEMDYLREGIYLRAYSQRDPLVEYQREGFDMFAAMMDGIKEEAVGFLFNLEVQVEEDDHEGHDHDHVHEEDEVFEPLLQPEGTVQQHAPAIRAKGLDRPSAPANLSYSAPSEDGGTEVKGATVTTADDEYAGVGRNAKCPCGSGKKFKQCHGAPGGPTGLTARASG
- a CDS encoding winged helix-turn-helix domain-containing protein yields the protein MTTQSISTSQARRIALAAQGFLDPPHTPPTMRTFQRTLDRTGVLQVDSVNVLQRAHYMPLYSRMGPYDTGLLRRAAEQRPRRVVEYWAHVQALMPVELWPHMRFRMEKYRARRGKWAVLDEDPALEASLLAEIRARGAATARDLDEGLPRSKEHWGWNWSTTRRVLDYLYTVGELAIAGRNAQFEVLYDLPERVIPAEVLARPTPSPEESHLELVRRAARSHGIATTRCLQDYYRMHIDEVRPAVAALVESGELLPVAIEGWKRPGYLHRDARLPRRVPARALLSPFDPVVWERERAERLFGFHYRIEIYTPAHKRVHGYYVLPFLLGEHIVARVDLKADRRTRTLVVKGAYAEPGAPAHTGEELGAELTALAGWLGLDSVAVEPRGDLAARVAV
- a CDS encoding response regulator, coding for MADRDEPIRVLVVDDQELFRRGVTMLLGVEPGVEVVGEAGDGVEGTALAESAAPDVVLLDIRMPKRSGIEACVAIKEAVPSAKIIMLTVSDEEADLYEAVKSGASGYLLKDSSIDEVAQAIRVVADGQSLISPSMAVKLIDEFKQMSRPERDPVPGLRLTERELQVLGHVAKGLNNRDIARNLFISENTVKNHVRNILEKLQLHSRMEAVMYAVREKLLELP